Part of the Sinomonas atrocyanea genome is shown below.
GATGCCGAGGATCACGACGAGCGCATACATGGTGGCGTAGTCGCCGCCTGCCTGCGCCAGGTACAGGCTCTGCCCCAGACCCGGGCCGCCGCCGAGGAGTCCCGCGACCACGGTGATGATGAGTGCGGCCGGAGCGGTGACACGCACCGCTGTGCCGATGTAGGGCAGCGCGCTCGGCAGCACGATCCGGGCGAGGACCTCGCCGGGGCCCAGTCCGAAGGAGCGCGCCGTGTCCCTGGCCACCGGATCGGTGCTGTGGACGCCGTCGACGGTCTGCATGACGATGGGCAGGAGGCAGCCGAGGAACACCAGGAACCACGACATCTCGCCGGTGGGCCCGAGGACGAGCACCACCAGCGGGAGGATGACGATGGGCGGGATCGGCTTGAGGAACTCGAGGACCGCCCGCGTCGCGTAGCGGACGGGCTCGAAGCTGCCCACCAGGATGCCGATCACCACGCCACAGATGCCGGCAGCGGCGAGCCCCAGGACGGCTATGCCGACCGTCGCGGCAGCAGCTGCCCAGAAGTCGGCGCTGGCCCCGAGGGCGGCAAGCTCGCCGAAGACCCGGCCGAGCTGCGGGAGCGACCCGCCGGCAGCGCCGGATCCCGCCGCGATCTGCCAGATCAGCAGCGCCGCCGCGATGCCGGCAGCGCCGACGGCGGTGGACTTGAGTGAGAGTCTCATGAGGGTATTCCTCTGGTGCCTCGAGGGTGTGCTTGGGAGGAGGGCATCAGTTGCCCAGGGTCAGCTCGGAGGGGAGCTTGACCGGTTCTTTGAGGTAGCCGAGCTCGGCCATCGCGTCGTCGACGCGCTGGATGTCGTCCGTCGTGACCTTGTCGGGCCAGTAGTTCACGGCGCCTGCCTTGATCACATCGATCGGGTTGTTCGTGATCTGGGCGCTGAGCTGCTGGGCCTCGTCCAGATGGGTGTTCGCGTAGGCGTTCGCCTTGTAGATGGCGCTGCGGAAGCCCTCGATGGCCTTGCGCTCCTTGGCCAGGCTGCTCTTGCCGGTGACCCAGAGGCCCACGGCGCCGGCCTTGAAGAAGGCCACGCCCGGGGAAGCGAGGAGGCGGTCACCCT
Proteins encoded:
- a CDS encoding ABC transporter permease, with protein sequence MRLSLKSTAVGAAGIAAALLIWQIAAGSGAAGGSLPQLGRVFGELAALGASADFWAAAAATVGIAVLGLAAAGICGVVIGILVGSFEPVRYATRAVLEFLKPIPPIVILPLVVLVLGPTGEMSWFLVFLGCLLPIVMQTVDGVHSTDPVARDTARSFGLGPGEVLARIVLPSALPYIGTAVRVTAPAALIITVVAGLLGGGPGLGQSLYLAQAGGDYATMYALVVILGILGLAFQAATQIAERRLLHWHESYREAVHS